The Actinomyces sp. oral taxon 414 genome has a segment encoding these proteins:
- a CDS encoding M50 family metallopeptidase, whose translation MSQTVAYVLGIVVLIIGIGLSVALHELGHMIPAKRFGVKVPEYFIGFGPRLWSVKRGETEYGVKAIWLGGYVKLLGMVPPAKPGRVDKPDSMVADARAESLAELGPDEQHRAFYRLSVPKKLVVMAGGILTNLALGIILLALALGVVGQSAYTSTLASVAACVPADVDAASACTDADAPSPAAAAGLRVGDEIRSWNGTPTTTWAQVQGAIRASGTAPASVVVERDGQELTLTVTAVEVTRTVYDADGGVVTGADGAPLTEQRPYVGIGPALGAQRTPPSQIPAVVGTAVGQTLRAIVTLPVGLYHSVAAGLGVEKRNPEGLVSLVGVGRIAGEVSSAGAGSGTVPFSARLFSMLSLLGSLNLALFAFNLIPLLPLDGGHVAGALWEGARRRIARRRGRPDPGYVDTARMLPVGQVVFVLLIIMTLVLVWVDVVAPL comes from the coding sequence GTGAGCCAGACCGTCGCCTACGTCCTCGGCATCGTCGTTCTCATTATCGGGATCGGCCTGTCGGTCGCCCTCCACGAACTGGGGCACATGATCCCGGCCAAGCGCTTCGGGGTGAAGGTTCCGGAGTACTTCATCGGCTTCGGGCCCAGACTCTGGTCCGTCAAGCGCGGCGAGACCGAATACGGCGTCAAGGCGATCTGGCTGGGCGGCTACGTCAAGCTCCTGGGCATGGTGCCCCCGGCCAAGCCCGGGCGCGTCGACAAGCCCGACTCCATGGTGGCCGACGCCCGCGCCGAGTCCCTGGCCGAGCTCGGGCCTGACGAGCAGCACCGCGCCTTCTACCGGCTGAGCGTGCCCAAGAAGCTGGTCGTCATGGCCGGGGGGATCCTGACCAACCTGGCGCTGGGCATTATTCTGCTCGCCCTCGCCCTGGGCGTCGTCGGGCAGAGCGCCTACACCTCCACGCTGGCCTCCGTCGCCGCCTGCGTGCCCGCCGACGTCGACGCCGCCAGCGCCTGCACCGATGCGGACGCCCCCTCGCCGGCCGCCGCCGCGGGCCTGAGGGTCGGCGACGAGATCCGCTCCTGGAACGGGACCCCCACCACCACGTGGGCGCAGGTCCAGGGGGCCATTCGCGCCTCGGGGACCGCCCCGGCCTCCGTCGTCGTCGAGCGCGACGGGCAGGAGCTGACCCTGACGGTCACCGCCGTCGAGGTGACCCGCACGGTCTACGACGCCGACGGCGGCGTCGTCACCGGGGCCGACGGCGCGCCGCTCACCGAGCAGCGCCCCTACGTGGGCATCGGGCCGGCCCTGGGCGCTCAGCGCACTCCTCCGAGCCAGATCCCCGCGGTCGTGGGCACCGCCGTCGGACAGACCCTCAGGGCTATCGTGACTCTGCCCGTCGGGCTCTACCACTCCGTCGCCGCCGGGCTGGGGGTGGAGAAGCGCAACCCGGAGGGGCTCGTCAGCCTGGTCGGCGTGGGCAGGATCGCGGGCGAGGTCTCCAGCGCGGGCGCGGGCTCGGGCACCGTGCCCTTCAGCGCGCGCCTGTTCTCCATGCTCAGCCTCCTGGGTTCGCTCAACCTGGCACTGTTCGCCTTCAACCTCATCCCCCTGCTGCCTCTGGACGGCGGGCACGTCGCCGGGGCCCTGTGGGAGGGGGCCCGACGGCGGATCGCGCGTCGGCGCGGCCGTCCCGACCCCGGCTACGTCGATACCGCGCGCATGCTGCCAGTGGGTCAGGTCGTCTTCGTCCTGCTCATCATTATGACCCTGGTGCTCGTGTGGGTCGACGTCGTGGCGCCGCTGTGA
- a CDS encoding 1-deoxy-D-xylulose-5-phosphate reductoisomerase gives MTQSNPPADPVPFNPVPAGPAPAAPAPTGPDPAPASADPRLVLLGSTGSIGVQTLDVVGRLAAGRPEGVSAPRVAALAAGGSRLAELAEQAVRHEVPLLAVSASDDAASRLRAHLAEAAERLGRPDPVRRILTGPTAAADVVEAAGVGPGDTVLNGITGSVGLRPTLAALAGGATLALANKESLVVGGALVRRALVRPGQVVPVDSEHSAIAQALRSGVHEKGLTSSVQTGRTEVRRLILTASGGPFRGRSRAELTGVTAAQALAHPTWAMGPVVTVNSSTLINKGLELIEAHLLFDIDPADIVVVVHPQSVIHSMVEFIDGATLAQASPPDMRLPIALGLTWPARADLSGLVTPNTWAAPVSWDFEPLDARTFPAVDLARSAVAASATHPAVLNAANEQAVGAFLAGRLDWAGIVEVDAAVLAEHTARGDDPPPGLDDVLAAEAWARARADEIIAAAAGGPR, from the coding sequence ATGACGCAGTCGAATCCCCCCGCCGATCCCGTTCCGTTCAATCCCGTCCCCGCCGGTCCGGCCCCGGCCGCCCCCGCCCCGACCGGTCCCGACCCCGCCCCGGCCTCCGCGGACCCGCGCCTCGTCCTGCTCGGCTCCACCGGCTCCATTGGCGTCCAGACCCTCGACGTCGTCGGGCGCCTGGCCGCCGGTCGGCCCGAGGGCGTGAGCGCCCCGCGCGTCGCGGCCCTGGCCGCCGGCGGCTCCAGACTGGCCGAGCTCGCCGAGCAGGCCGTGCGCCACGAGGTGCCGCTGTTGGCCGTCAGCGCCTCCGACGACGCCGCCTCCCGCCTGCGCGCCCACCTGGCCGAGGCGGCCGAGCGCCTCGGGCGTCCCGACCCCGTCCGGCGGATCCTCACCGGCCCCACCGCGGCCGCCGACGTCGTCGAGGCCGCCGGGGTCGGGCCGGGGGACACGGTCCTCAACGGCATTACCGGCTCCGTGGGGCTGCGGCCCACCCTGGCGGCCCTCGCCGGCGGCGCCACCCTCGCCCTGGCCAACAAGGAGTCCCTCGTGGTGGGCGGGGCCCTGGTCCGGCGGGCCCTGGTGCGCCCCGGGCAGGTCGTGCCCGTGGACTCCGAGCACTCGGCCATCGCCCAGGCGCTGCGCTCGGGCGTCCACGAGAAGGGACTGACCAGCTCCGTCCAGACCGGGCGCACCGAGGTGCGCCGCCTCATCCTCACCGCCTCGGGCGGGCCCTTCCGCGGCCGCAGCCGGGCCGAACTGACCGGCGTGACCGCCGCGCAGGCCCTGGCCCACCCCACCTGGGCCATGGGCCCGGTCGTCACGGTCAACTCCTCGACCCTGATCAACAAGGGGCTGGAACTCATCGAGGCGCACCTGCTCTTCGACATCGATCCGGCCGACATCGTCGTCGTCGTCCACCCGCAGTCCGTCATTCACTCCATGGTCGAATTCATTGACGGCGCCACCCTGGCCCAGGCCTCCCCGCCCGATATGCGCCTGCCCATCGCCCTGGGCCTGACCTGGCCCGCCCGAGCGGACCTGTCCGGCCTCGTGACCCCCAACACCTGGGCCGCGCCCGTCTCCTGGGATTTCGAGCCGCTGGACGCGCGGACCTTCCCCGCGGTCGATCTGGCCCGCTCGGCCGTGGCCGCCTCCGCCACCCACCCGGCCGTCCTCAACGCCGCCAACGAGCAGGCCGTCGGCGCCTTCCTGGCCGGCCGCCTCGACTGGGCGGGCATTGTCGAGGTCGACGCCGCCGTCCTCGCCGAGCACACCGCGCGGGGAGACGATCCGCCCCCCGGTCTCGACGACGTCCTGGCCGCCGAGGCCTGGGCCCGTGCCCGCGCCGATGAGATCATTGCCGCTGCCGCCGGAGGCCCGCGGTAG
- a CDS encoding DivIVA domain-containing protein gives MSELFPRVGPLQQGYRVEQVDRYFEIAHEIYDAGELEEMDSEGVRTVAFDVVRGGYQPDAVDSALDRLEAAFLQRRRAEFVAANGRQAWMDQVAELATSLYPRLLRPVGERFAPAPKVGYSKQDVDTLMDRIAAYFDSDGAVTSDEVRSATFGSAKRDRAYEETSVDRYLARVVEVLLSVE, from the coding sequence ATGAGCGAACTGTTCCCCAGAGTCGGACCCCTGCAGCAGGGTTACCGCGTCGAGCAGGTCGACCGCTACTTCGAGATCGCCCACGAGATCTACGACGCCGGCGAGTTGGAGGAGATGGACTCCGAGGGGGTGCGCACCGTCGCCTTCGACGTCGTGCGCGGCGGCTACCAGCCCGACGCCGTCGACTCCGCGCTCGACCGACTCGAAGCCGCCTTCCTCCAGCGCCGCCGGGCCGAGTTCGTGGCCGCCAACGGCCGCCAGGCCTGGATGGACCAAGTCGCCGAGCTTGCCACCAGCCTCTACCCACGCCTGCTGCGCCCCGTGGGCGAGCGCTTCGCCCCGGCGCCCAAGGTCGGCTACTCCAAGCAGGACGTCGACACCCTCATGGACCGCATCGCCGCCTACTTCGACTCCGACGGCGCCGTCACCTCCGACGAGGTCCGCTCGGCGACCTTCGGGTCGGCCAAGCGGGACAGGGCCTACGAGGAGACCAGCGTCGACCGCTATCTGGCCCGCGTCGTCGAGGTCCTCCTGTCCGTCGAGTAG
- the rlmN gene encoding 23S rRNA (adenine(2503)-C(2))-methyltransferase RlmN — MSPAPEQTRRRPARAEPVAIRRPASGPVGPPPGEVQVLPTDQPPEGAASPDARPRLSFAVPPARGKAPRHLADLDLAGRKAVLAEAGLPAFRAGQISRHYFTRLTRDAADMTDLPAGGRDRLVAELLPELITVVRTLRADGGRTVKHLWELHDGVRVESVLMRYRDRTTLCVSSQAGCGMACPFCATGQMGLTRNLSTGEIIEQVRRAARACREGELGGDPVRLSNVVFMGMGEPMVNYRNVVAALRRLTDPAPEGFGLSARAITVSTVGLVPLIRKLAGEGMAVTLAVSLHAPDDELRDSLIPVNSRWKVGELLDAAHDYFRVTGRRVSIEYALIKDMNDHAWRAQRLADELNARGRGWAHVNPIPLNPTPGSIWTCSEPDVQDRFVDTLRRAGITTTVRDTRGSDIDGACGQLAAEVLNQETARRSR; from the coding sequence GTGAGCCCCGCACCCGAGCAGACCCGCCGCCGTCCGGCGCGGGCCGAGCCCGTCGCGATCCGACGTCCCGCGTCCGGCCCCGTCGGACCCCCACCCGGCGAGGTCCAGGTGCTGCCCACCGACCAGCCGCCGGAGGGCGCCGCCAGTCCCGACGCGCGCCCCCGCCTGTCTTTCGCGGTGCCGCCGGCCCGGGGCAAGGCGCCGCGCCACCTGGCCGACCTCGACCTGGCCGGGCGCAAGGCGGTCCTGGCCGAGGCCGGGCTGCCGGCCTTCCGGGCCGGCCAGATCTCCCGCCACTACTTCACCCGCCTCACCCGCGACGCCGCCGATATGACCGATCTGCCCGCAGGCGGGCGCGACCGGCTCGTCGCCGAGCTCCTGCCCGAGCTCATTACCGTCGTGCGCACCCTGCGGGCCGACGGCGGACGGACCGTCAAGCACCTGTGGGAGCTGCACGACGGCGTGCGCGTGGAGTCCGTCCTCATGCGCTACCGGGACCGCACCACCCTGTGCGTGTCCTCCCAGGCCGGCTGCGGCATGGCCTGTCCCTTCTGCGCCACCGGCCAGATGGGCCTGACCCGGAACCTGTCCACCGGCGAGATTATCGAGCAGGTCCGCCGCGCCGCCCGGGCCTGTCGGGAGGGCGAACTGGGCGGGGACCCCGTCCGGCTGAGCAATGTCGTGTTCATGGGTATGGGCGAGCCCATGGTCAATTACCGGAACGTCGTCGCCGCCCTCCGCCGCCTCACCGATCCCGCCCCGGAGGGATTCGGCCTGTCCGCCCGCGCCATCACCGTCTCCACCGTGGGCCTGGTGCCGCTCATCCGCAAGCTGGCGGGGGAGGGGATGGCGGTCACGCTCGCCGTCTCCCTCCACGCCCCCGATGATGAGCTGCGCGACAGTCTCATTCCCGTCAACTCCAGGTGGAAGGTCGGCGAGCTCCTCGACGCCGCCCACGACTACTTCCGCGTTACCGGCCGGCGCGTGTCCATCGAGTACGCTCTTATCAAGGATATGAACGATCACGCCTGGCGCGCCCAGCGCCTGGCCGACGAGCTCAACGCCCGCGGCCGCGGCTGGGCCCATGTCAACCCCATCCCACTCAATCCCACGCCCGGCTCCATCTGGACCTGCTCGGAACCCGACGTGCAGGACCGCTTCGTGGATACACTGCGGCGCGCGGGCATCACCACCACTGTGCGCGATACGCGCGGCAGCGATATCGACGGCGCCTGCGGTCAGCTGGCCGCCGAGGTGCTCAATCAGGAAACGGCGAGGAGGAGCCGATGA
- the frr gene encoding ribosome recycling factor yields the protein MIDDVMLEAEEKMEQALEAAKRELASIRTGRANPSMFNSILVDYYGAPTALQQLAGITIPEARTVIVSPYDRSAMKAITTAIRESDLGVNPTDDGTIIRVTLPALTEERRRDYVKLAKSRAEESRVQVRGIRGRSKKELEAIKRAGEAGEDDVKRAETELDTLTRRFVEAIDTALAAKESELMEV from the coding sequence ATGATCGACGACGTCATGCTCGAGGCCGAGGAGAAGATGGAGCAGGCCCTGGAGGCCGCCAAGCGTGAGCTCGCCTCCATCCGCACCGGCCGCGCCAACCCCTCCATGTTCAACTCGATCCTGGTCGACTACTACGGCGCCCCCACCGCCCTCCAGCAGCTGGCGGGCATCACCATCCCCGAGGCCCGCACCGTCATTGTCAGCCCCTACGACCGCAGCGCCATGAAGGCCATCACCACCGCCATCCGCGAGTCCGACCTGGGCGTCAACCCCACCGACGACGGCACGATCATCCGGGTGACCCTGCCCGCCCTGACCGAGGAGCGCCGGCGCGACTACGTCAAGCTCGCCAAGTCGCGCGCCGAGGAGTCCCGCGTGCAGGTGCGCGGCATCCGCGGCAGGTCCAAGAAGGAGCTCGAGGCCATTAAGCGGGCGGGCGAGGCCGGCGAGGACGACGTCAAGCGCGCCGAGACCGAGCTTGACACCCTCACCAGGCGCTTCGTCGAGGCCATTGACACCGCCCTGGCCGCCAAGGAGTCGGAGCTGATGGAGGTTTGA
- the pyrH gene encoding UMP kinase — MTAQPQDTATPSGRPRRILLKLSGEVFGGGAVGLAPDVVADAARQIARAVRQGVQVAVVVGGGNFFRGAELSERGLDRARADYMGMLGTVMNALALQDFIEKAGVPARVQSAIAMTQVAEPYVPLRAIRHLEKGRVVIFGAGAGLPYFSTDTVSAQRALETHCDELLVGKNGVDGVYTADPRTDPDAERLDHLTYARALAEGLKVVDASAFALCRDNGLTMRVFGMGEPGNITRALLGEKIGTLVTAV; from the coding sequence ATGACCGCACAGCCGCAGGACACCGCCACTCCCTCGGGACGTCCCCGTCGCATTCTGCTCAAGCTCTCCGGTGAGGTGTTCGGCGGCGGCGCCGTCGGCCTGGCCCCCGACGTCGTGGCCGACGCCGCCCGCCAGATCGCCCGGGCCGTCCGTCAGGGCGTGCAGGTGGCGGTCGTCGTGGGCGGGGGCAACTTCTTCCGCGGCGCTGAGCTGTCCGAGCGCGGCCTGGACCGGGCCCGCGCCGACTACATGGGCATGCTCGGCACCGTCATGAACGCCCTGGCCCTGCAGGACTTCATTGAGAAGGCCGGGGTGCCCGCGCGCGTCCAGTCCGCCATCGCCATGACGCAGGTCGCCGAGCCCTACGTGCCGCTGCGCGCCATCCGGCACCTGGAGAAGGGTCGCGTGGTCATCTTCGGCGCCGGCGCGGGCCTGCCCTACTTCTCCACCGACACGGTCTCGGCCCAGCGGGCGCTGGAGACGCACTGCGACGAGCTCCTCGTGGGCAAGAACGGCGTCGACGGCGTCTACACCGCCGATCCGCGCACCGACCCCGACGCCGAGCGGCTGGACCACCTGACCTACGCCCGGGCCCTGGCCGAGGGGCTCAAGGTCGTCGACGCCTCCGCCTTCGCCCTGTGCCGCGACAACGGTCTGACAATGCGCGTGTTCGGCATGGGCGAGCCCGGTAACATCACTCGTGCCCTCCTCGGTGAGAAGATCGGCACTCTGGTCACCGCCGTCTGA
- the tsf gene encoding translation elongation factor Ts yields MANYTTADIKALREKTGAGMLDVKKALDEADGDVEKAIEIIRVKGLKGIAKREGRSASAGLIVARVVDSGDGQIGVMVEINAETDFVAKNEKFLDFADRVLTAAVDSDAETAEALAEADVDGTTVKDLTDSMQAVIGEKIVVRRLGRLVAPKVELYLHRTSPDLPAQVAVLLGTDAAGAEVAHDVAMHIAAYSPLYLSREDVPAETVAKERAIAEETTRAEGKPEKAIPRIVEGRLNGYFRENCLVDQPYAKDLKTTVGKVVKAAGGTITGFLRFRVGA; encoded by the coding sequence ATGGCGAACTACACCACCGCCGACATCAAGGCGCTGCGCGAGAAGACCGGTGCCGGCATGCTCGACGTCAAGAAGGCCCTCGACGAGGCCGACGGCGACGTCGAGAAGGCCATCGAGATCATCCGCGTCAAGGGGCTCAAGGGCATCGCCAAGCGCGAGGGCCGCTCCGCCTCCGCCGGCCTCATCGTCGCCAGGGTCGTCGACTCCGGCGACGGCCAGATCGGCGTCATGGTCGAGATCAACGCCGAGACCGACTTCGTGGCCAAGAACGAGAAGTTCCTCGACTTCGCCGACCGGGTCCTGACCGCCGCCGTCGACTCCGACGCCGAGACCGCCGAGGCCCTCGCCGAGGCCGACGTCGACGGCACCACCGTCAAGGACCTGACCGACTCCATGCAGGCCGTCATCGGCGAGAAGATCGTCGTGCGCCGCCTGGGCCGCCTGGTCGCCCCGAAGGTCGAGCTCTACCTCCACCGCACCAGCCCCGACCTGCCGGCGCAGGTCGCGGTCCTCCTGGGCACCGACGCCGCCGGCGCCGAGGTCGCCCACGACGTCGCCATGCACATCGCGGCCTACTCCCCGCTCTACCTCAGCCGCGAGGACGTCCCCGCCGAGACGGTCGCCAAGGAGCGCGCCATCGCCGAGGAGACCACCCGCGCCGAGGGCAAGCCCGAGAAGGCCATCCCCCGGATCGTCGAGGGCCGGCTGAACGGCTACTTCAGGGAGAACTGCCTGGTCGACCAGCCCTACGCCAAGGACCTCAAGACCACGGTCGGCAAGGTCGTCAAGGCCGCCGGCGGCACGATCACCGGCTTCTTGCGCTTCCGCGTCGGCGCTTGA